In Pyrus communis chromosome 15, drPyrComm1.1, whole genome shotgun sequence, the genomic stretch AACACATTTCAAGTAATACTATTCCATGCCaagtaaaaataattaaaagtataAACAATTACCTTTTCCATTAACTTCAGAGTTTAAACAGCTAAATGTAAGGCTACACAAGCAAAAAAGACTAGCTTTGACAAATCTTACCAAGTTATACATGTTGGAAAGCACTTTACCACTATTTAACACTATAAGTACGACCTAATTAGcaaatacaaaattacaatcagCACCCAGAGACCCCTAAAGAAAACCTACGATAAAGGGTATCAAATTTTGTCTAGAACTAGTTGTATAGTATATTCCATCCCTTTCTTATTATAGTTATTTTGATTATCCCCGCACATCAAACAAACATGACTTGAAAAAGGtaacataaaaatgaaaaaccacaCAATGCAATGCTTTCACCGACTAAATCACACAATTTAATGCTTTGACTGACTaccataaaatccaacttcagTGCAAAGTTTGTTTCTCACCAGAGTGGATCTTGTACAATTTATCATCCACAAGTCCCCTTCCTTTTCTGGATATAGGTCCCCAGTGGTATCACACCGAAGAGACAAATTCCTTATGTCACCAAGAACCAATTTCTGCTCCCGCTCTTTCTGCTCAAGGTCCACCTTTGCAAGCTCTACCTCTTCAACACCATCAGGAACAACCTCATCTGCCTCCTCCTCCacatcttcatcatcttcagCAGGAAGAGACAGACTACTTTTTCTAGGCCTGAACCAAACGCATAATTCAAATCAATCGAATATctataaaaagttgaaaaagcaTCACCAACAACCTTTTCACAGGAAGTTTCACATTTAATTTGAGATCTTTATAGGGAAAAGGCCATTGCAGCTGACTAACAAAGTAGCAGTACTGAAACAAATCGTACTTATTAAAAATTCAGCCAACAACATTTTATTTGCCAACCGACGATGAGATCATAAAAAAGTGGACAAGAAGAAAACCACAAAGAAAACAGTGAAAATCAAAATGTGAGGGGAAAAGTGTAGGAACTCCCTAACTTCAACTCATGAAAATTAAATGAGGAGATCCAAtacaattttctataattattgTCCATCTTTGTTTGCAtagttttctatatttttgtCTACTATTTATcccaaaattatataatatgacACAATTTGAAAAGGagagaaatcaaattaaaaataaaaaggatgcAAATCCTCACTTGGGAGGCCGTGGAAAGAGAAGATTTGTCAACACATTCCACATAACCTGAAACTGGCGAGAAGTCATAGTTGCCGTAATATTATGGGAATTGAAAGTCAGCTCTTTCAAGGGCTTAACCTGCAAGAAAAAGATTCAAATGCGAGGGAAGTGCTTAATAAATGTGAACATTCACACACCAGGCTGGGATAACAGCATCAATATTGAAAGATGATCACTTGGATATGTATGTTATACCATACATACACACCTCAATTTATGCAAATAAGTAAGCATTCAAGGCTCAAGCATACATTTACCTACGAGATATATATAAAAAGTGACCAACATATACGCATAATGAAGGGTCAAATCACCTTTAACTCTGGAGTTCCACCTTTGTGCCTTGTGTAGCGGAAGTACATATCGCAGGGCATAAAAACTCTCTCAAGTAATGCACCAGTACGTTTAACTTTTGGAGAACTTTTACGAATCTTTGGAAGCCACTGCAATCCAGCACCTGGATCAACATCTGTTGGTGCAACATGAGCTTCGACATGTTCCAACATAACAGAATACTCCTGGCGTTTCCATGTCATTTCAGGTTCACATTCTGGAATATTTACATTCCCAGTACCAAGTGCTTGCTCGAGCATATCAGAGCCAACCTGAAGGACTGAATGAAAAGACCTAGCCAAGACCCGGCCACTAACAGCAGCAAGCAGAAATCTTCCCTGTTTAGCAAAAAGGCAGTCATCCTCAgatgaaattacatttttttttttttcttgcatagTTCAGACAATTGAAGAGTGCATAATGCATGAGCACATATTTCTCTGATGGCCTGGACCTCCCAAAAATTTAATGTTTTTCCAGTGAACTTTACGGACAACAATTTCTGTTATGTAATGACATACTGAAAATGACAAGATACTAACAATCTGACTTGTAACATTTTCTTATTAAATTTAATAGAGAGCAAGATCTTTCGATCTAAAACATTATTTGATAAATATAGACAGTAATAAGAATACCAAAACTAAGCAATGAAAATTCTAAACAACTCACATTTGCATCTTCTGAGTGAAGATTAAATTGGGGCCCAATAACATTCACCATGAAATAACGAGTCCCGTCCTCCTCAGAATCATTTGTGTCTCTATTCTTTGCTACAATCATGGGAAACAAATGCCACTTAGTAGAAATTTTGGtctataaaacaagttaatGTCCATGACATTCATCACAATAAAGTTaacaatatttatttaaaaagtcctgtttccttttgattttttccctataaaaacaaaaagaaaagcccAGGAAATCCAAAAGTACACTTCTAAATACAAGTTTAACACATTCGCATATTggacataaaaatataagtaaTTCAGATTTCACAGGGTGGAAAATTTACCAACTACAGCAGATGACGAGTTCCCAACCGCAACAGATGGAGAGTTACCAGATGTCGCAGATGATGAGTTCCCAACCGCAATAGATGATGAGTTCTCGGTGGCTGATGATGAGTTTTCTAATTTAACGGGATGTGCTGGAGATGAAAGTGAACCAGAGGTCTCCGCATGCTCGACGGAAGAGGAACTAACACCATGGCTAGTAGTAGAGGGTTTAGAGTTACCATCTTGTTGCATTTCACCACCAGTATGTGCCTGGTTCTCCTCGTGTAATTTCCTTTGTGCATACTGTCTAGAAGGAGAAGGTTTGGGTGGCTGAAATGCTTTGGATAAACCACCAACAAAAGACCAAACAGCATCTCTATTCTCAATAGTCCACAGAAGCTTGAGCCCATAAACAAATATACGCTGACAATTGTCAGCTATTACCACATTGTATCCATCATCATCACTATGATCAGACCGTGTATGCTCATCACTCTCACTCCCATTTTCAAACTCAGACCTCACATATGTCATCTCAAGATTTTTTCTTCCAGCCTCTTGCCAAGCTAATAACCTGGCTGGGTCAGCTTTCGGCGCCTGCCTTCTTATTGTAAAATAATCAGATGACAATAGAAATCCATCATCACGATGCTTCTCTGTGCAACTACTCACATAGTTACTTTTCTCGTTGGGACCTCTATCCGTAGATGCAGATTGTGAATTTTTTATTGTCATTTGAACCACTTTTGCAACACTaatactttcttttttatttaaaaatgccTTAGGCATATGAAGGTCAAAACCCTGGTAAACAAGATCAAGAGGCTCACGCTTGCATTCAAAAGTATACTTTTGCTTACCCCGACTATAACACAATTCACATTTGAGCTTAGTCATATTAAATGTCAGTCCTTTAGCTGGATCATCATCATCTAGCGGCATATGTTTTAAACATGTAGGTGCAGCATCAATGCGGAGCATAAATTCTGTCATTACTCTGTCCAATGACAAGTTACCAGATCTAGGAACTCTTGGAACTCCAAAACGAGGCCAACGAGCAAAAGACCGCAATTTGTGAGGAGGAAGATAATTCATGTTCCAAAACTTTATCAACCATGCTAGATCATGAGCACCAACATTTATTGTAGGTGAAAGAACGGAAACATTGTCATCTTTATGAGGAGGACCATAAACAGTTCCATCTACATCACCATTACCTGCCTCGGTAGAAAAAGGGCTTTGCTTTTCAAGTGGAGAGGGCCTAAGAGAAAAGGTCCAGCGAAGGGATAGAGAGGTGGATCTGTATGGATCAAAAACCTTATCACGAGGTCTTCCTTCAGCAGGAAATGCAAACAAATAATGATTCATGGGATTTCCAGATTCACATTCCCAACCTAATGTAACTTCAACTGTAAAGGCTGGAGCCTCTAGCAATGGACCAGATACACCTTTAGGAAGTTTTAAACCACAATTATTTGCCAAACTCTCCAAACTGCTTATGAAAATCTTGAAAGCATTTGCTGAAACATAAATCCGGCCATCGGACTGCTGAATCTCCATAGAACCAGTTATTATTTGAAGTTTGTCAAGCTTTTCATAAGGATCAGTAGTCGCAAGTATATTAAATATGGCTTCTGAAAATAATAAGGTGATGTTTCCATGAATATAATTTCTCATATCATCCCACCATGGTAAGCTCTTTTCCTTTTTGGGAGGAATGGGAAGTGGATTAGGGTTCCTAACAGATAGATTAGCCCTGCGAAGGGCCACAGAAAAAGCATAAGTGACATCAGCAAAAGCAGGTTCATATCCCACCCCAAAGGACACTTCAGCTTTCTGAAAATGTAAGGATAAATCTGTATATGTTTTCATAGGTGGAGTTGTGCCACTAGCCGAACGAAGCATGTTCACCTTTCTCCATCTCCCAATATAGACTTCTTTGTATACTTGAGGCTGAAAACTTGTTGCCTGATCCaaagaaataattttcaattatacAGCATACGCGCACAAGTTTTGCATGTAAGGAGATGAAAAAATCACATCAAGACCCAAACAATCAATCATGAATACATACAAAGGAAGGTTTGATACACTTTCAAATATGACTACAGGGTCTGATCACAGAAGACCAAAGAATGGTTTTTCATTTTGACAAGAAGAACCTGGGAGTCATTTTAtccaggaaaagaaaaggtgaaGGATATTCAGCACCTCTTAATGAATGATAATGCTAGGGTCAGTAGGcaattatttttcattagttttcactCTCTTTTTTTCGGCCTTGGGCCTCGACTGGACCCCAACAAAAGGTGAAATACAGGCAACGCATACAAGCAGTCTACAAAAGATATTAAGATAGCTTAAGTGAGCAAATCCAAAAGAAGTATTTTAACCTAAGAAATATGCACACAAGCTCTGTTTCTTTATTGTCTTTTAGCTATACAATGTCTCCTATtcagaaaagggaaaaaagggaaaaagaaatatgCTACCGAAAAAACAGGAAGGACCTGGTCATCTAAACCCCACAATGTCCTCTAAGACTTTTTATGTCCGCATGCATGCACGTGGCAATAGATGCAAGTATTTAGTCCTTAATTATCCAAGAAGATGGATTGTATGAAATCAAATAAACTTACAATTCCACTtcacaaacaatattattagcGCGTGACCAAAAGGAGATGCATTGATAAAAGGTGGGTAATATCCCTGCATTTGACATTTTATAAGATTTAAATGAATGAAGATGGGTAATATTATCCCCGCATTTGACATTTTACAAGAAATTTACACTAGTACTTGTCCAAAGAGTGGGGACAACATTACTGACTACTTCAAGATGACTAGATGAAGACATATTGGCACATTAACTAGCTATTTAACTTTTTTTGAACCATATAATCACTAATTGACAATCACAATCGACAACTTGACATTGGACCAGACAAACCACTTTGAATGTGTTGGTTAACCCAAAGGAATGACCTGTCCGCATAGTAGATTATTTAAGCTGTAGAAAATTAGTAAAATCTTTACTTTTATTTCATAAAGAGACATTCctaaaagaagagaggagaaattAAGCTGGAGGATATGAGTAATCCTTCAGCTACTTTGTTGAACTATCTGACCAAACGTCAAGTTTTGCAGCACAGACGTTCATCACTTGCAATTccagttttgttctttttctttttatcatgGTAGGCTTGGCCAACAGAAAATAATTGGAAAAAACAATGTTCCTGTAATCAAGATTTGTCTAaggattttctttcttttaatattttctcccCAGAAATAGCACCTGGCAAAGCAAATTTACATATGCTAAACCTAAGAAATCAAAAGAAGGGTAACAAACGGAATATGTCACTTTGCAAATTACCTGCTGTGCAAGTACAAGACGACCTTCACATTTACCAGAAGTACCACACAGAAGAGGAGATGCATAATCACGTAGCTGAATGACAAGAGAACCTGCGTGCAAGAGAATATTACTCCCACATAGTCGAGAAAATGGTATATCATTTTCACGACAAACCGGATCTAGCGTCTTTATGACCTCTATCATCCCATCATCTCCACCATCAATCCTTGTCAAGGTTACATCTAAGTCTCTCGCTGTTATGGAAAGAAGAGAAGTCCTGGAAGTACTTGGCTTAAAACCAGACTGAAACCCTTCCCTACAGGCACCTGAACCTTCAGATGGTGCTAGATTTTTGCATGCCCTATAATACGATTTGAATGATTGTTTATAAATTTCTCCTTGCATCTCGCTAACTGCTGATGGATCTTGTACATCAATCTCAACTCCATTAAAGAAAGTTTTTATTCCTTGAGTAGAATCTACTCTTTCGGTTGTTTTAGGAATCTGGTTGGCTTTGGAAACAAATTCATCAAGAAACTTCAACCTAACAGCTAACTCAGATGCCTCATTCTTCATCAGCCGATAATGTTCATCAAGCCAACCTTGCAGCGGCTCTTCTTCAATATCAGCAGTTAACTTTCGTATGCCAAACTTTAAACAGCCAAATTTCATTGAACCAGGCTTCTTAGGTTTTGAGGTATCTTTCTTCCTGGGAAAGATGAGACTAGTTCTAGCAGCACTTACAAGCTTCAAAGCGCGCAACATTTCTTCAACAGAATCATCAATGGCGCGCAATTCTAACCTATATGGCAAGCAAATATGAACATCAAGGCCTTGAATTACCCAATCCCATGTTGTAGCTACAGGTGTTTTTGCGTCGGAAGGGCATGAGGCACTAGGAATACGTGAAATTTGCATCCGGCTACTTTTTAATACTCTGGACCCATTAAAACTAAGCATAAGCCCTTCAAGAAGTACACCTATACGGGCATTCTCAGAAAAAATTGATTGTACCTGAACAATTGCATCAACCCCATCACCAGCCTCAGCAAATATGGACAGCATTTCCACATCTACAGCAAAAATAGATTCCCTCTTCTTGGACTTGTCTAAATTCACTGGTTCTGCAATGACTTCCTTTTTCTGGTCAGAACCTTTCATGCCAGGGGCATCTTCATTACCATGTCTCTGAAGCTTCTGATTATGTACAAGTAACTTCAACTGTAGTCCAAGTTCAACTAGTGATAATTGTACATCAGGTTCCCACCTAACTGTAATATCAGTAGCACTGAAAAGAGAGCAAACAGCAACCTCTTTCAGACCGCCAGAACGCCGTACAAATTTGGAATTCTGGATGTCAAACAAAGCCACTTTCGTTTCCGGCTTATCTTCCTCCAAGTGGTCCTGATAGATAGATCTGGCTCTTTCAAGTTCAATCTGTGTGGATTGTTTCTCCTTGTTCACGCACAAACTTAAATGGAAGATGTCAAGAGAAATGGAATACCTCAATTTCTTGCGTTCATCAGATGTTGTGGACATTATGTCTGCAACCCGGGGTGTGCCATCATCTGAGGTACTTATTACAACTCGACCACCTTGTGATCCATAGTTCACACACTTAGGATCTGCAACAACAGTATTTTCTAAGCCTGCCTCACCACAAAATTTCACAGAACATCGTTCAAGATTTAACTTCAACAACTGAGTCCCTTTCCCTGATGGTTTGGACGGACGCCCTTGGCCTTGTGATGCTCTTCTTTCAGAAGAAGACAAAGTTTTCAAAAGTGCTTGAAAGGACATTGCAGTTGATATAAGCGACTCAACACGCTTGAATGTGAAAAACACACCCATACCCGTCACATCAACAGATAAAACCAATTTACATTTCGGACCGTCTTCTTTGGATGATTCCATGTCCTTTTTGCCCCAGTCCAGACTAACCTTTGCAACATTAATTATAGAACCCGAATTTGATTCTACACCAAAAAGGCTCTCTTTCAAGCATTCTTGGTATTCATCTGCCATGTGCAAATTTAGCTCACCAAGTTCCATATGTACAGTGGTTCCCGTATTTGATATGTTATTCGCAAATATGTGCGATGATTGAGAGCAACCCTACACCAGAAACTCAAACGTTATGACTTGcaattcataattttatttttgaactaaaaaataaaaagattaacAGGAATAGGAATACATGATTAATGACAAATAAAGAAGCTGAACCTAGAGAAGAGCAAGAGACACAATGGCTACTTCACTGGACAGTGAAAATTAGATGGTAAATCAACAAAAACAGAGCTCTATTACCTACATATATGCAAATGTTTTACATTATAATATGACCAAATACTAATTGCTTAAGAACTTAGAAGTGCAATTGGGAGAGAATGGCACTacaatgttgttttctttgaacTAATACAACTTTGTTCTTAATCAAAACCGAAGGCCCTACTATGTATGACCTGCTGAGGGGTTTTAATATACACCTCACTTTTtactcattttaaaaaaatagaacaaaaaccACTCTGAATTTTTGCAATGGCGAATGGATAGTTTCATATCCTTTCACCTATGAGTTCCTCATGTACATAAAATGATATTCAAGCAAGGACAAGAAGAGCGTTCAAAACTCTACAAATAGCAGGAAATTCTAATAATACCCATTTGCTTACTACACCTCTCATATcctttaacaaattaaagattTGCTCGATATACCAACCTAATCCCAAATGCCCCCAATTTGTATAAGAGATAACTGATCCTTTTGGATTAGATCATGCCCCCAGGGTTAGATTGCTGGcttccccttgtgtttcctTGTCAAAGCACGTAAGGGATGTTTCTTTTAATTTGATCCATGTGTATTGGTCTGCCATTTTAGTCTAAGTGGGTGTATTTTCTCTAAGTCCGGAGTGGGTTTGAGGATGTTTGAAAAATCACTGCTTTTTAGGCATTTGTTTCCAACGGTCTTTTCATCTTATTTTGTATTTCTCATTTGCCCCtccaataaaaaaattggattcTTAAGTCTTATCACACAAATAGCTACAACATCCTTTTACTCACTAAACCAACCTAGGTAAACTTTTCACTCATTATATCCCTCATAACTCTCAAAACTCTTAACTACGAAGACATGAAAGCCACTGCCATCACGGCCCACCACTGATGCACTGGGTCATTGGACTTCAAGAACTACCGCACATGTCATGAGACCTGCTCACCCACTCCCATACGACCACACATCTAAGCTTTTGGAAGCACCTTTTTGAATTTCATCTTCAGTGAAGACCTAGGGTGAATCTTAAATCTAAGCTCATTTGTGGTTTCTGTAACTATTTTCATTGCTTATGATTTTTTTTGGCCTTTGTCTGTTATGAATTATGTTGGAAAACATACTCGGTGTGTGATTTAATGGATTCAAGGTTTTTCAAACATCAGTGGGTAAAAACATCAAACACTCCTCCATAGTTGAGTGGCAACTAATAACTGAGCGGTATGTGATCAAATAGGGGAAAATGAATAGAATTTACTGTAAATGATTTTAGGAACGGTAAAATCTAGAATGCACTTGCATAAATTCACTGCCACTTTAATCACTTGTTTGGTACCCCACGGATTTTTCTCAAAATGTCTAATAAAATCACTCATACTTATGGAAGTGCTGTTTAAGCATCTCTCCCACCAAATCCTTACGCAGTCATCATAACTGGGAAAGAAACTGTTGCGCATCACACATACCCTAATCATATAAAATGAATCTATGAGGAATGGAGACGTGGGAAACTGTACCAGAATTGCTGCCCTGAACTTTCTTATGATTTGATACATTCCTGCTTTTATATTGTCTTTTCCTATGGTAAAATTTGCATAAAATGCTTGATAATTTATATAACTCAATTTAGCAAAATAAATGCCTTTCAGTGTCTGTTCACATTAGATAATTATATAACAGAAAAAAACTGATATTGCACAAGAAAATTTCACTTTTCCAAAGCTTCTTACATGCACAGACAAGAATATCTTACTCTTTATACTTTTCCTGATTTTTATAACTAATTTTATATCACTGATTTCGTTCCCATGGCTTGCACATATGGGTAATGCCCTCTGGGCACaattttttgataaatttttacacattaataaaaaaaaaacacaaaaatatcagTTGTTCAGTGTAACCTAAAAAATATGATAGTGCTAGCAGAGAGTTGTATCACTTACATGATACAATGGCAACCCACTGATGCTATAAACCACAATAGTCATCTCAGGGGCTGAAACAGTACATGTCCACATGATGGCCTTGGTATCATCGGTTGGTGGTGGCTTGTCAAGAGTGGAACTTCCCTCCCGAAGCACCATTCGTTTCTTTTTTGACAAGTGGAGGCGCAACCATGGCTTTAATCTATTCATTATAACGTTGCATTGTGTACCTCCTAGCTTTACATCCATTTCAGCTCTGACAGGCGAGGTTGGCTGAAAAGTTAAAAGAGTTCCAAGTCAATAACTGACCCCCACCATATCAAAAATGCAGTGCCTGTTTCTAATGAAATATTGCATAGGGAATTCCATGGGAAATTCCAGATTTGAttcttttcaaagaaaaaaaatatcgcatgggaaattctaaatttgttGGAATGGACCGTAGCAGTGGCCCGTGGATCTTATCATGTGCTTAGTTGCTTTTAGAAACattgttttcatttatttagA encodes the following:
- the LOC137718429 gene encoding protein SABRE-like isoform X3; its protein translation is MAASPVNFLFCFLVICITLWLLFIFSSRLLAWILSRVVGASIRFRFGGWKCIRDLVVEFKKGAVESVSVGEIKLSLRQSLVKLFGFISKDPKLQVLICDLEVVMRPSSRSTARAKPQRPRTTKANSGRGKWMVVANIARYLSVSITDLVLKMPKASIEVKELKVDISKDGASKQNLIVKLHISPIVVLRSDPRVSCDLSNFSTGGSISASQSSSSMMERTSALFICEDFILSCEFGHNREVGVMIKNVDIACGEITVNLNEEMLSTSKSSSQTSSQPDNVLGSATDSVASKKPHKKQQMIVALSKYTSLFPEKVSFSLPKLDMRFVHREYDFSVENNIMGIQLKSTKSQSSEDVGETTRLDVQLDFSEIHLLREAGISVLEILKVDVVSFFYIPVQPTSPVRAEMDVKLGGTQCNVIMNRLKPWLRLHLSKKKRMVLREGSSTLDKPPPTDDTKAIMWTCTVSAPEMTIVVYSISGLPLYHGCSQSSHIFANNISNTGTTVHMELGELNLHMADEYQECLKESLFGVESNSGSIINVAKVSLDWGKKDMESSKEDGPKCKLVLSVDVTGMGVFFTFKRVESLISTAMSFQALLKTLSSSERRASQGQGRPSKPSGKGTQLLKLNLERCSVKFCGEAGLENTVVADPKCVNYGSQGGRVVISTSDDGTPRVADIMSTTSDERKKLRYSISLDIFHLSLCVNKEKQSTQIELERARSIYQDHLEEDKPETKVALFDIQNSKFVRRSGGLKEVAVCSLFSATDITVRWEPDVQLSLVELGLQLKLLVHNQKLQRHGNEDAPGMKGSDQKKEVIAEPVNLDKSKKRESIFAVDVEMLSIFAEAGDGVDAIVQVQSIFSENARIGVLLEGLMLSFNGSRVLKSSRMQISRIPSASCPSDAKTPVATTWDWVIQGLDVHICLPYRLELRAIDDSVEEMLRALKLVSAARTSLIFPRKKDTSKPKKPGSMKFGCLKFGIRKLTADIEEEPLQGWLDEHYRLMKNEASELAVRLKFLDEFVSKANQIPKTTERVDSTQGIKTFFNGVEIDVQDPSAVSEMQGEIYKQSFKSYYRACKNLAPSEGSGACREGFQSGFKPSTSRTSLLSITARDLDVTLTRIDGGDDGMIEVIKTLDPVCRENDIPFSRLCGSNILLHAGSLVIQLRDYASPLLCGTSGKCEGRLVLAQQATSFQPQVYKEVYIGRWRKVNMLRSASGTTPPMKTYTDLSLHFQKAEVSFGVGYEPAFADVTYAFSVALRRANLSVRNPNPLPIPPKKEKSLPWWDDMRNYIHGNITLLFSEAIFNILATTDPYEKLDKLQIITGSMEIQQSDGRIYVSANAFKIFISSLESLANNCGLKLPKGVSGPLLEAPAFTVEVTLGWECESGNPMNHYLFAFPAEGRPRDKVFDPYRSTSLSLRWTFSLRPSPLEKQSPFSTEAGNGDVDGTVYGPPHKDDNVSVLSPTINVGAHDLAWLIKFWNMNYLPPHKLRSFARWPRFGVPRVPRSGNLSLDRVMTEFMLRIDAAPTCLKHMPLDDDDPAKGLTFNMTKLKCELCYSRGKQKYTFECKREPLDLVYQGFDLHMPKAFLNKKESISVAKVVQMTIKNSQSASTDRGPNEKSNYVSSCTEKHRDDGFLLSSDYFTIRRQAPKADPARLLAWQEAGRKNLEMTYVRSEFENGSESDEHTRSDHSDDDGYNVVIADNCQRIFVYGLKLLWTIENRDAVWSFVGGLSKAFQPPKPSPSRQYAQRKLHEENQAHTGGEMQQDGNSKPSTTSHGVSSSSVEHAETSGSLSSPAHPVKLENSSSATENSSSIAVGNSSSATSGNSPSVAVGNSSSAVVAKNRDTNDSEEDGTRYFMVNVIGPQFNLHSEDANGRFLLAAVSGRVLARSFHSVLQVGSDMLEQALGTGNVNIPECEPEMTWKRQEYSVMLEHVEAHVAPTDVDPGAGLQWLPKIRKSSPKVKRTGALLERVFMPCDMYFRYTRHKGGTPELKVKPLKELTFNSHNITATMTSRQFQVMWNVLTNLLFPRPPKPRKSSLSLPAEDDEDVEEEADEVVPDGVEEVELAKVDLEQKEREQKLVLGDIRNLSLRCDTTGDLYPEKEGDLWMINCTRSTLVQGLKRELVNSRKSRKASYALLRMALHKAAQLRLMEKEKNKSPSYAMRISLQINKVVWSMIVDGKSFAEAEINDMVCDFDRDYKDVGVAQFTTKNFVVRNCLPNAKSDMLLSAWNPPNEWRKEVLLRVDAKQGAAKDGNSSLERFHVDIYPLKIHLTEAMYRMMWGYLFPEEEQDSQRRQEVWKVSTTAGAKRVKKGSLVPEISALSGQTNKESETSSKASASAPATSQSSVHADPVQVELCVTYEGSRFVVNDLKLLMDTFHRVEFTGTWRRLFSRVKKHIIWGVLKSVTGMQGKKFKDKANSQREPSGSGVPDSDLNFSDNEGQSEQPDQNPITFLKRPSDGAGDGFVTSIRGLFNTQRRKAKAFVLRTMRGEAENDFQGDWSESDAEFSPFARQLTITKAKRLIRRHTRKFRSRKGSSSQQRDSLASSPRETTAFESDSSSGSSPYEDFNEGNILSSREVP